GACGACCTTGTCAATCATGCCGATGAACGCGCTTGGATCGAGCTTGGAGGTGGCCGCGACTTCAGGGCCGGGAATGCCGAGGCCCAACTGCAAATCTTCCTCGTTGCCGACGATGACATCCACGTGCTTCACGATGCGATCGAGCACGGCGACCGCGCGGTCGTGACCGCCGGAAATATTCCAAAGTTTCGCGCGATAATTCAGGTCGAAGGACGTGACCGCGCCGGCGGCCTTGGCGGCTTGCATGGCTTCGACGATCAGTTCGGCGGTGGTGGGCGAAAGCGCCGCGAAAATTCCGCCACTGTGAAACCAGCGCAGGCCGCCGGCAAAAATTTGTTTCCAATTAAAATCTCCCGGCTTGAGCTGGGCCGCGGCTTCGTTGCAGCGATTATAAAAAACCACGGGCGCGCGCAGGCCCTGACCGCGATCACTATAGACCGTGGCCATGTTCGGCCCATTGACGCCGTCATGCTTGAAATGTTTGTAGAAAGGTTTCACGCCCATCGCGCGCGCGCGTTCGGCAATCAAATCGCCGATGGGATAATCCACCATGGCGCTGGCGACGCCGGTTTTCAGGCGGAAGCAATCGGACAGGTTCGCGGCCACGTTAAATTCTCCGCCGCTGACATGGATTTGGCACTCGGTCGCTTTGCGAAACGGGATGATGCCGGGATCGAGGCGATGAACCATCGCGCCCAGCGATACAAAATCCAATGCGCCTTCGTGCGGAATTTTCAGACCATGACTCATGCTAGTTCTTTCTAATTAATTTGCGTTAGTTGGTGATTGAGGTTGAAACATTATGAAAAAGGAAACAAAAACTGCCGGGGAAATCGCTTTGATTCAGAGAATCCGCTGGGATGGTCATGAATTTGCCGAGAGCCGGACGGTCTCAAAAATCCTCGGGCCATTTGCCGCCCGCCAGGATTTTCCGGGCAACGTCCTGGGCGTTTCGGTCGTCCATGTCAATCGGGTCGAGCGCGACGCATTTTTTCAATTCGTCGGGCACCAGAGTTTCCTTGTCGGTCACGTGATAGAGGCGCGCAAGCTGGAGATGATTGACGACGCGGCCCGGCATCAATTCCACGGCTTTCTTGAAATTATCAATGGCCATCGCCTTGCTCGCCTTGGGCAATCCGCCATAGGCGATGCGCACGAGACTCTTGACGAAGAAATTCATGTTGGAGACTTCAAAATTCCATCGGCCGAGCATGTGATACGCGAGATCGAATTTCGGATCTGCGGCGATGGCTTTCTCCGCCTCGTCCTTGATCGAGCGCGAATAATTCACCTTGGTCTGATTGTCGCTGAAGGGAAAATTTTTCGCGTAGCATACCGCCACGCACACGTGCGCCTTGGGGCTGTTCGGGTCCGCCTTCTCAGCGTTGAGGGCAGACTCAAGCGCTTTCTCGGCCATCGCTTTCATGCCCGCGCGGTCTTTGCCGATCATCGAATCGCAATACATCTTCGCGAGGCGGCAGTTGATTTCGGAGTTGGTCGGAGACAAACGGTCGGCGTCCAAATATCCCTTGAGCGCCAATTCCGTTTCGCCCTTTTTCTCATGCGCCTCGGCTTCGGCCATCACATTGGTGAGCGAGGTGTCCTGCGCCGAGGCACGAAACGCAAGCAGCAGCGAAAACAGAATCGCCGAACAAGCTTTCCAAGAGGGCGGAAGTTGGGCCAAGCATGGTTTCATCGTGATTCCTGTATATCTATTCGGCGCGGGATTGTGAATCCTAAAATGTCTTCAATTCAGCGGGAGAGGTTTGAGTTTTTCTACGAGATTTCATCCGCATCCTGCAACATTTTTCGCAATTCGCGGTCAAAGTAATAATAATTATGACAGCCTTAAAAACGAATTTCATCTCAATTAATTCTGAGGCAAGCATTTGTGGTTTGGGTCGAAGCTGGCATTCTTCAAGCTCCATTAAATCAAGTTCGATTTTTTGGACTGCAGATTGACCGGGAACAATCTGCATTGAACAATAAACATTTAAGTACCCATGATTAACACGTCTCCCGGACTGCGGAAATTTTCCGTCCTCATCGCCGATGATCAGGAGGCTGACCGGCTTTTTCTTCGTGAAGCGATTCGGAGGCATGCGCCCAATCTTCAGGTCGTCGGTGAAGTGGCAGATGGCGAGGATGTGATTTCCTATCTTTGGGGTTACGGTGAATATGCCGATCGCACAATTCATCCCCTGCCCGACTTGCTGATCATGGATGTTCGCATGCCACGAATGAGCGGCATCCAGGTTTTGGAATGGCTCACGACGCAAAATTTTCCCGCGCTTAAAGTGGCGATGCTCGCTGATTCATCAAGCGTCGAGTATGGTCCCAAGGCGCGCGAACTTGGGCTTCAGCATTTTTATCCAAAGGCGATTGATACGCGCGGCCTCGCGGAGGTCGTAAAAAAACTTCAGGCCGAACTCGAAGCCAATCGGCCTGGCCGTTACCTGTGAAATTATGGTCAACGCGATTTTTTCCCCAGCAGTTGTTCCAGCGCGCGAACCATTCCCTCCTGCTCATCCTGCAGCGCCGTTTTTTCGTAGTGCACATGCGCGCCCAGTTCGAGGCTTTTTTCGATGTCGTTCGGCAAGTATGAGCCCGAGACGACGGCCACGAAAAGGTCGTCGAAGGTTTGCGTCTGCAGCCAGCCGAGAACTTCGTGACCGGTGACACGCGGCATTTTCAAATCCAGCAATACCACATCCGGAAAAGGATATTTTTCGCGGTCGCAAAAACGATTCTCGCCGCGCAAATATTCAATCGCCTCCTCGCCGTCAACCACTTCGCCAATGATGACAAACCTGGGGTTCTCGTCCAGCACCCGGCGCATGAACAGCCGGTCGTCATCCGAGTCATCCACCAATAACACAGAATATTTTTTCTTCATTATTCCCGGAAATCCCTTCCATTGGATAGCTCGCCTTGCCCTGCGGCAAACGGCCCGGTTCCCTGCCCACTTATTCCACGTTCGTCAACTGTTCAACCCGCTCTTTGACGATGGGACTGCCAAGGGTAAAATAAAACGTCGCGCCCTTGTTCTGCTCGCTTTCCGCCCAGATCGTGCCACCGTGTTTGCGCACGATGCGCGCTACGGTCGCCAGCCCGACGCCGGTGCCTTCAAAATCTCCCGGCGGATGCAACCGCTGGAAAACCCCGAACAGCTTGTCCGCGTAACGCATGTCGAAGCCCACGCCGTTATCGCGCACGTAAATCAGCGAATCCCCGTCCTTGTGGATGCGGCCGATTTCAATCGTGGCTTTTGGACGAAATTGTGTGTACTTCACGGCATTGGAAAGCAGGTTGGCAAATACCTGCTTCAACAAACCGGGATCGCAGGCGACCGCGGGCAATTCGCCAATCTGCCATTCGATCACGCGACCACTTTTCACTTCAGCTTTCGCAGTTGCAACACCCTCATCCACCAGCGCGCGCAGATCGGTGTCCTGGCGATTCAAATCCTGCTTGGCGATGCGCGACAGATTCAGCAAATCAGCGACGAGTTGCGCCATGTATTTTCCCCGTGCGCCGATGCGTTGCAAGTACGCCACCGCGTCGGACGGCATGTTCGCGCCGTAATCCTCCTCGAGCATTTGTGCGTAACTTTGGATGTTGCGCAGCGGCGCCTGAAGGTCGTGCGCGACGGAATAAGTGAACGCCTCCAATTCCTGGTTCGCCTCAGCCAATTCCGCCGTCCGATCAAGCACGCGTTGTTCAAGTTCGGCGTTCATCTTGCGGATCTGCTCTTCGACTCTTTGGCGTTCGCCGACTTCCGCGAGCAACGATTCATTCGCCGCCGCAAGTTGGCGAGTGCGCTCTTCAACGCGGGTTTCAAGTTCATCGTGGGCGATGCGCAAACGCTCCGCCTGCCGTTGCAGTTGCACGCCGCGCTTGAACAACTCCACAAACACAACGACTTTCGTGCGCAAAACTTCGGGCAAGACCGGCGTCAAAATATAATCCACCGCGCCCAGCGAATAACCGCGGGAGACGTGTGTCTCCGTATCGCTGATGCCGGTCACGAAAATGATCGGCGTCAGTTCGGAACTTTTTCTTTGGCGAATGAGATGGGCGGTTTCAAAGCCGTCCATTCCGGGCATGTTCACATCCAGCAGAATCACCGCAAAATCGTAATTCAACAAGCAGCGCAAGGCTTCCTTGCCCGACGTTGCCATAATGATATTTTCTCCAAGCCCGGCGACGATGGCTTCCATCGCCATGCGCTTATCATCGCGATCGTCCACGATGAGGATATTCGCGCGGGTCGAAACGAGCGATGGCGGCGAATGGAACTCGCCGTCGGACAGGCTGCCGTTCGTCGCCGTCTCGGGTGTTAGATGATCGGTTAGCACGATTTTATTTTTTACCGGTACAACCACAGCCGGAGCATCGAGAGCAGTTCATTGCTTTCCACGGGTTTTGCGATGTAGTCGGACGCGCCGGCATCAATGCACTTCTCGCGGTCGCCCTTCATCGCTTTCGCAGTGAGCGCGATGACCGGCAGCGCACGGAACTTGCCGAATTTTCGGATCGCCCGCATCGTATCATAGCCATCCATGTCAGGCATCATAATGTCCATGAGAACGACGTCAATGTCCGGCGTGGCCAGCAATCTTTCCAGCGCGGTCTTGCCGGTTTCAGCGGAAAGAATTTGCATCTCATAACGCTCGAGCAAACTGGTCATCGCAAAAATATTCCGGATGTCGTCATCCACGATCAATATTTTCTTATCTTTTAGCACGGTTTCGGTTTCGTGCAACTTTTGGATCGCTTTACGTTTGGCCTCGGGCAATTTGCCGATGTCGCAATGCAGGAACAACGCCGCCTCATCGAGTAGACGCTCGGGCGAACGCACCTCCTTAAGGTTCATTGTCTGGCTCAGGCGCTTCAAGTTGCCCTCTTCCTTTTTGGAAAGGTCTTTGTTCACATGAACGATCAGTGGCACTTCATGGAGATGCGTATCTTTTTTGATTTCCTCGATCAACTGGAAACCCGTCATGTCAGGCAAATCCATATTCATCACAGCCGCGCCGAAATGATCGTCACGCAATTTGTTCAAAGCCTCCTGGCCGGTTTCGACGCAGGTGACCTGAATATCTTCGCCGCTGATAAGTTCAATGATCAGGTCGCGCTGCTCCTTGTCCTTGCTGACAGCCAGTAATTTCCGTGTGTGAGGTTCGATGACGCTTTGCACGCGGCGGATGACTTCCTTCAATTCTTCCTTGGACTTGAGCGGCTTGTTCAACGCACCAATCGCACCCATGCGCAAACCGCGCTCGCGCTCTTCCTCGGTCGTAATGATATAGACGGGGATGTGCCGGCTATGCGCATCGTCTTTCAAACGAGCCAGCACGCGCCAGCCGTCCATGTCGTGCAAATTGATGTCGAGCGTGATCGCATCAATGCGCCGCTGGCCGACGATGGCCAGCGCTTCTGCGCCGCGCGGTGAGATCAATCCCTTGAAACCATTTTCGCGCGCGGTTTCCAAAAGGAATTGCGCGAAACCGGTGTCGTTCTCGATGATCAACAGGACTTTGTCGCCCGCTTGAATATTATCCCGATCGTCATCCAGTTGCATTGACTGATCGGAATCGTTGCTGGGTGCGTCGGCAATGAAGTTTAACTCCGTCGGCACAGTAATAACGTCCTGCGTCGGGGCCACGACACTCGAAGATTGGCGTTTCGCGGTGCGGACCGGTACGTAATTTTGCGGCAGGAACAAGGTGAACGTGCTGCCTTGTCCCGGCGCGCTGACCAACCGAATTTCGCCGCCGAGCAGGCGTGCGATTTCGCGGCTGATGGCTAAGCCGAGGCCGGTGCCGCCATATTTGCGGCTCGTGCTGCCGTCCGCCTGCTGAAATGCCTCGAAGATGATTTGCTGCTTGTCTGGCGAAATGCCGATGCCGGTGTCGCTGACGGAAAACGCAATGACCGACTTGGCTTGGTTGAGCGTTTCGTTCTCCGAATTCCAGCCGCTGCGAGCTTGATTGATGAAGAGCGAGACTTTTCCCTTTTCGGTGAACTTGAACGCGTTCGACAACAGGTTCTTGAGAATCTGTTGCAAGCGTTTCGCGTCGGTTTGGAATGACTTGGGCAAACCGCTTCCGCGCTCGAGGTCGAATTCGAGTTTGCGCGCATCGGCCACGTGGCGGAACGTGCGCTCGACGTAATCCTGCAAATCGCGCAACGCGACATCGCCGACGTCCACGATGACCGTGCCGGACTCGATCTTGGAAAGGTCGAGAATGTCGTTGATGAGCGCCAGCAGGTCGTTGCCGGAAGCGTGAATCGTCTTGGAGAACTCGACCTGTTTGGGCGTAAGGTTTTGGTCTTTGTTTTTCGAGAGTTCGTCGGACAGGATGAGCAAGCTGTTGAGCGGCGTGCGTAATTCGTGGGACATATTCGCGAGGAACTCGGATTTGTATTTGGAAGTGAGCGCAAGCTGTTCGGCTTTTTCTTCCAGCGCCTGGCGGGCTTGTTCGACTTCCGCGTTCTTGCGTTCCACCTCGACGTTCTGGTCGGCCAGCAGTTTCGCTTTTTCGCCAAGCTGCTGGTTGGTTTGTTGCAATTCCTGTTGCTGGCTTTGCAACTCTTTCGCCAGCGACTGGGATTGCTTGAGCAAATCTTCAGTTCGCGTATTCGCTTCAATCGTGTTGAGCACGATGCCGATACTTTCCGTCAACTGGTCAAGGAACGCTTGATGTGTCGGGCTGAACCGGTCGAACGATGCGAGTTCAATGACCGCCTTGACTTGCCCTTCAAATACGACCGGCAACACGAGCACGTTGAGCGGATTGGCCTCACCCAGTCCTGAGCCGATCGCGGTGTAATCGCGCGGCACATTGGTGAGCAGGATCTTGATTTTTTCCAATGCGCATTGGCCGACGAGACCTTCGCCGAGTTTAAAACGGTTATCCACGTTCTTGCGTTCGCGATGCGCGTAGCTCGCGAGGAGTTTGAGATAGGGCTCGGTTTCCTTGGCCATGTCCATCGTGTAGAAAACGCCCTGTTGCGCGGAAACGACCGGCGCCAGTTCGGAGAGAATCATGCGGCCGACCGTCATCAAATCTTTTTGGCCTTGCAACATGCGGGAGAATTTTGCGAGGTTCGTTTTGAGCCAGTCCTGTTCGGAATTCTTGAGCGTGGTGTCCTTAAGGTTGCGGATCATCTCGTTCAGGTTTTCCTTAAGTGCGGCAACTTCACCCAGCGCTTCCACCGTGATTGAACGCGTCAGGTCGCCTTTCGTCACCGCCGTCGCGACTTCCGCGATCGCGCGCACTTGCGTGGTCAAATTCGCGGCCAACTGATTCACGTTATCCGTCAAATCTTTCCATGTGCCCGCAGCGCCCGGCACACTCGCCTGGCCGCCGAGTTTTCCTTCGACGCCCACTTCGCGCGCCACGGAGGTCACCTGATCGGCGAAGGTCGCGAGCGTATCGGTCATGTTGTTGATCGTGTCCGCGAGCGCGGCGATTTCGCCTTTCGCTTCAACCGTCAGTTTGCGTTTCAAGTTGCCGTTGGCCACGGCGGTCACGACAATCGCGATGCCACGCACCTGGTTCGTCAGATTGCCAGCCATCAGATTTACGTTATCCGTCAGATCTTTCCACGTGCCGGCGACGCCTTGCACGTCAGCCTGACCGCCGAGTTTTCCTTCTGTGCCGACTTCGCGGGCCACGCGAGTCACTTCTGAGGCGAACGAACGAAGCTGATCCACCATTGTATTAATGGTGTCTTTCAATTCGAGAATTTCGCCTTTCACATCCACAGTGATCTTCTTGGACAGATCGCCGTTCGCCACCGCCGTCGTCACCGCCGCGATGTTGCGCACTTGCGAGGTCAAATTACCGGCCATGAAATTCACATTGTCCGTCAGGTCTTTCCACGTGCCGGCGACGCCGCGCACTTCCGCCTGTCCGCCCAGTTTTCCTTCTGTGCCGACTTCGCGGGCCACGCGAGTCACTTCCGAGGCGAACGACGAAAGTTGATCCACCATCGTGTTAATGGTGTTTTTCAATTCGAGAATTTCGCCTTTCACATCCACAGTGATCTTCTTAGACAAATCGCCGTTTGCCACTGCCGTCGTCACCGCCGCGATGTTGCGCACTTGCGAAGTCAGATTACCGGCCATGAAATTCACATTATCCGTTAAATCCTTCCACGTGCCGCCGACGCCTTTCACTTCCGCCTGACCGCCGAGTTTTCCTTCCGTGCCCACCTCACGCGCCACACGCGTCACTTCGGCGGCGAAGGAGGAAAGTTGGTCCACCATCGTATTGATGGTGTTTTTCAATTCGAGAATTTCGCCTTTCACGTCCACCGTGATTTTCTTGGACAAGTCGCCCTTTGCCACGGCAGTCGTGACCGCCGCGATATTGCGCACTTGCGAAGTCAAATTACCGGCCATGAAATTCACATTATCCGTTAAATCCTTCCACGTGCCGCCGACACCTTTCACCTCAGCCTGGCCACCGAGTTTTCCTTCGGTGCCGACTTCGCGGGCCACGCGCGTCACTTCCGAGGCGAAAGAGTTAAGCTGGTCCACCATCGTATTAATGGTGTCTTTCAATTCGAGAATTTCCCCGCGCACATCCACCGTGATTTTCTTGGACAAGTCGCCGTTCGCCACCGCCGTCGTCACCGCCGCGATGTTGCGCACCTGCGCCGTGAGATTGCCGGCCATCGAATTCACCGAGTCGGTCAAGTCCTTCCACGTTCCGGCGACGCCTTTCACTTCCGCCTGGCCACCGAGTTCGCCTTCGGTTCCCACTTCGCGTGCCACACGGGTCACTTCAGCGGCAAAAGAGGAAAGCTGATCCACCATCGTATTGATGGTGTTTTTCAATTCGAGGATTTCGCCCTTCACATCCACCGTGATCTTCTTGGACAAATCGCCGTTCGCCACCGCCGTCGTCACGTTGGCGATGTTGCGCACTTGCGCCGTTAGATTGCCGGCCATTGAATTCACCGAGTCGGTCAAGTCCTTCCACGTTCCGGCGACGCCTTTCACTTCCGCCTGGCCACCGAGTTTTCCTTCAGTACCGACTTCGCGCGCCACGCGGGTCACTTCTGAAGCGAATGACGAAAGCTGATCAACCAGAGTGTTGATCGTGTTTTTCATTTCCAGGATTTCGCCCTTCACATCCACCGTGATCTTCTTGGACAAATCACCGTTCGCAATGGCGGTCGTCACGGTCGCGATATTGCGCACTTGCGCAGTGAGATTGCCGGCCATGAGGTTCACGTTATCCGTCAAATCTTTCCACGTGCCGGCGACGCCTTGCACATCGGCCTGGCCGCCGAGTTTTCCTTCGGTGCCGACTTCGCGGGCTACACGCGTCACTTCCGAGGCGAACGAGCGAAGCTGATCCACCATCGTGTTAATGGTGTCTTTCAATTCGAGAATTTCCCCGCGCACGTCCACCGTAATCTTCTTGGACAAGTCACCGTTCGCGACTGCCGTCGTCACCGCGGCGATATTGCGCACCTGGCCGGTCAAATTACCGGCCATTGAATTCACCGAGTCCGTCAAATCTTTCCATGTGCCAGCGACGCCACGCACATCCGCCTGGCCACCGAGTTTTCCTTCAGTTCCCACTTCGCGGGCCACACGCGTCACTTCAGAAGCAAAGGAGGAAAGTTGATCCACCATCGTATTGATGGTGTTTTTCAATTCGAGGATTTCGCCCTTCACATCCACCGTGATCTTCTTGGACAAATCGCCGTTCGCCACCGCCGTCGTCACTGCCGCGATGTTACGCACCTGGCCGGTGAGGTTGCGCGCCATCGAATTCACATTATCCGTCAAATCTTTCCACGTTCCAGCGACACCTTTCACTTCGGCCTGACCGCCGAGTTTTCCTTCGGTGCCGACTTCACGAGCCACGCGGGTCACTTCCGAAGCAAACGAGCGAAGCTGATCCACCATCGTATTAATGGTGTCTTTCAATTCGAGAATTTCGCCTTTGACGTCCACCGTGATCTTCTTGGACAAGTCGCCGTTCGCCACCGCCGTCGTCACCGCCGCGATGTTACGCACCTGGCCGGTGAGGTTACCGGCCATCGAATTCACTGAGTCGGTCAAGTCTTTCCAAGTGCCGGCGACGCCTTTGACTTTCGCCTGGCCACCGAGCTTGCCTTCGGTTCCCACTTCGCGGGCCACACGTGTCACTTCGGAGGCGAATGAACTCAACTGATTCACCATCGTATTGACCGTTTTGGCGGTGCGAAGAAATTCGCCTTCCAGCGGACGGCCTTCAATGTCGAGGGCCATCGTCTGCGCCAGGTCGCCTTTGGCCACAGCGCCGATCACGCGGGCGGTTTCGCTGGTCGGATGCACGAGGTCGGAAATCAAGGTATTTACTGAGGCGATGGACTCGGCCCAGGCGCCGCTGACTTCGCCGATGGACGCGCGCTGGCCGATCTTCCCCTCTTTGCCGACGACGAGGCTGATGCGTTCGAGTTCGCTGGCCATCTTTTCGTTGCGCTCGACGACGTCGTTGAAGGCATCAGCGATCTTGCCCGCCGTTCCAATCCAGTCGAGCGGCAGCCGCACCGAAAAATCCCCTTTCTTGAGGGCGATGAGCGCCGTCACCAATTCCCGCACATCCAATTCGGCGTTGATGATCGGCGGTTGCAGTAGCGATACCACCGCTTCCTGGCGCGTGCGGCCAGTCGTGGCGCTTTTCTTCACCACTTTGCCGTTGCCATTAGCGT
This portion of the Verrucomicrobiia bacterium genome encodes:
- a CDS encoding sugar kinase, translated to MSHGLKIPHEGALDFVSLGAMVHRLDPGIIPFRKATECQIHVSGGEFNVAANLSDCFRLKTGVASAMVDYPIGDLIAERARAMGVKPFYKHFKHDGVNGPNMATVYSDRGQGLRAPVVFYNRCNEAAAQLKPGDFNWKQIFAGGLRWFHSGGIFAALSPTTAELIVEAMQAAKAAGAVTSFDLNYRAKLWNISGGHDRAVAVLDRIVKHVDVIVGNEEDLQLGLGIPGPEVAATSKLDPSAFIGMIDKVVKKHPQVKVVATTLREVHSTNRHSWGAVAWVNGKIHQSPTCELDVVDRVGGGDGYAAGFFYGLLAGETPAEAVKLGWAHGALLTTFPGDTTMATVEQVRAFAQGGSARIQR
- a CDS encoding response regulator, with the protein product MINTSPGLRKFSVLIADDQEADRLFLREAIRRHAPNLQVVGEVADGEDVISYLWGYGEYADRTIHPLPDLLIMDVRMPRMSGIQVLEWLTTQNFPALKVAMLADSSSVEYGPKARELGLQHFYPKAIDTRGLAEVVKKLQAELEANRPGRYL
- a CDS encoding response regulator, producing the protein MKKKYSVLLVDDSDDDRLFMRRVLDENPRFVIIGEVVDGEEAIEYLRGENRFCDREKYPFPDVVLLDLKMPRVTGHEVLGWLQTQTFDDLFVAVVSGSYLPNDIEKSLELGAHVHYEKTALQDEQEGMVRALEQLLGKKSR
- a CDS encoding ATP-binding protein — translated: MLTDHLTPETATNGSLSDGEFHSPPSLVSTRANILIVDDRDDKRMAMEAIVAGLGENIIMATSGKEALRCLLNYDFAVILLDVNMPGMDGFETAHLIRQRKSSELTPIIFVTGISDTETHVSRGYSLGAVDYILTPVLPEVLRTKVVVFVELFKRGVQLQRQAERLRIAHDELETRVEERTRQLAAANESLLAEVGERQRVEEQIRKMNAELEQRVLDRTAELAEANQELEAFTYSVAHDLQAPLRNIQSYAQMLEEDYGANMPSDAVAYLQRIGARGKYMAQLVADLLNLSRIAKQDLNRQDTDLRALVDEGVATAKAEVKSGRVIEWQIGELPAVACDPGLLKQVFANLLSNAVKYTQFRPKATIEIGRIHKDGDSLIYVRDNGVGFDMRYADKLFGVFQRLHPPGDFEGTGVGLATVARIVRKHGGTIWAESEQNKGATFYFTLGSPIVKERVEQLTNVE
- a CDS encoding HAMP domain-containing protein; this translates as MKTTSKTLTNGKTHSNGNANGNGKVVKKSATTGRTRQEAVVSLLQPPIINAELDVRELVTALIALKKGDFSVRLPLDWIGTAGKIADAFNDVVERNEKMASELERISLVVGKEGKIGQRASIGEVSGAWAESIASVNTLISDLVHPTSETARVIGAVAKGDLAQTMALDIEGRPLEGEFLRTAKTVNTMVNQLSSFASEVTRVAREVGTEGKLGGQAKVKGVAGTWKDLTDSVNSMAGNLTGQVRNIAAVTTAVANGDLSKKITVDVKGEILELKDTINTMVDQLRSFASEVTRVAREVGTEGKLGGQAEVKGVAGTWKDLTDNVNSMARNLTGQVRNIAAVTTAVANGDLSKKITVDVKGEILELKNTINTMVDQLSSFASEVTRVAREVGTEGKLGGQADVRGVAGTWKDLTDSVNSMAGNLTGQVRNIAAVTTAVANGDLSKKITVDVRGEILELKDTINTMVDQLRSFASEVTRVAREVGTEGKLGGQADVQGVAGTWKDLTDNVNLMAGNLTAQVRNIATVTTAIANGDLSKKITVDVKGEILEMKNTINTLVDQLSSFASEVTRVAREVGTEGKLGGQAEVKGVAGTWKDLTDSVNSMAGNLTAQVRNIANVTTAVANGDLSKKITVDVKGEILELKNTINTMVDQLSSFAAEVTRVAREVGTEGELGGQAEVKGVAGTWKDLTDSVNSMAGNLTAQVRNIAAVTTAVANGDLSKKITVDVRGEILELKDTINTMVDQLNSFASEVTRVAREVGTEGKLGGQAEVKGVGGTWKDLTDNVNFMAGNLTSQVRNIAAVTTAVAKGDLSKKITVDVKGEILELKNTINTMVDQLSSFAAEVTRVAREVGTEGKLGGQAEVKGVGGTWKDLTDNVNFMAGNLTSQVRNIAAVTTAVANGDLSKKITVDVKGEILELKNTINTMVDQLSSFASEVTRVAREVGTEGKLGGQAEVRGVAGTWKDLTDNVNFMAGNLTSQVRNIAAVTTAVANGDLSKKITVDVKGEILELKDTINTMVDQLRSFASEVTRVAREVGTEGKLGGQADVQGVAGTWKDLTDNVNLMAGNLTNQVRGIAIVVTAVANGNLKRKLTVEAKGEIAALADTINNMTDTLATFADQVTSVAREVGVEGKLGGQASVPGAAGTWKDLTDNVNQLAANLTTQVRAIAEVATAVTKGDLTRSITVEALGEVAALKENLNEMIRNLKDTTLKNSEQDWLKTNLAKFSRMLQGQKDLMTVGRMILSELAPVVSAQQGVFYTMDMAKETEPYLKLLASYAHRERKNVDNRFKLGEGLVGQCALEKIKILLTNVPRDYTAIGSGLGEANPLNVLVLPVVFEGQVKAVIELASFDRFSPTHQAFLDQLTESIGIVLNTIEANTRTEDLLKQSQSLAKELQSQQQELQQTNQQLGEKAKLLADQNVEVERKNAEVEQARQALEEKAEQLALTSKYKSEFLANMSHELRTPLNSLLILSDELSKNKDQNLTPKQVEFSKTIHASGNDLLALINDILDLSKIESGTVIVDVGDVALRDLQDYVERTFRHVADARKLEFDLERGSGLPKSFQTDAKRLQQILKNLLSNAFKFTEKGKVSLFINQARSGWNSENETLNQAKSVIAFSVSDTGIGISPDKQQIIFEAFQQADGSTSRKYGGTGLGLAISREIARLLGGEIRLVSAPGQGSTFTLFLPQNYVPVRTAKRQSSSVVAPTQDVITVPTELNFIADAPSNDSDQSMQLDDDRDNIQAGDKVLLIIENDTGFAQFLLETARENGFKGLISPRGAEALAIVGQRRIDAITLDINLHDMDGWRVLARLKDDAHSRHIPVYIITTEEERERGLRMGAIGALNKPLKSKEELKEVIRRVQSVIEPHTRKLLAVSKDKEQRDLIIELISGEDIQVTCVETGQEALNKLRDDHFGAAVMNMDLPDMTGFQLIEEIKKDTHLHEVPLIVHVNKDLSKKEEGNLKRLSQTMNLKEVRSPERLLDEAALFLHCDIGKLPEAKRKAIQKLHETETVLKDKKILIVDDDIRNIFAMTSLLERYEMQILSAETGKTALERLLATPDIDVVLMDIMMPDMDGYDTMRAIRKFGKFRALPVIALTAKAMKGDREKCIDAGASDYIAKPVESNELLSMLRLWLYR